A single region of the Procambarus clarkii isolate CNS0578487 chromosome 94, FALCON_Pclarkii_2.0, whole genome shotgun sequence genome encodes:
- the LOC138360052 gene encoding uncharacterized protein produces the protein MALTNLESGVRGSTPHSPHDDGSTPHSPHDDGSTPHSPHDDGSTPHSPHDDGSTPHSPHDDGSTPHPQHLQVVWNDLHARQIVHTHYRGCSSTFSYIHYSSLRRSDNRTEDALSSTATEVEPHKFGIERRSPGVYVWVESDSVVNPCKVVGLRWSGEYEYKRSSEEDEYKRSSEDDEYKRSSEEDEYKRSSEDEYKRSSEDDEYKRSSEEDEYKRSSEEDEYKRSSEEDEYKRSSEEDEYKRSSEEDEYKRSSEEDEYKRSSEEDEYKRSSEEDEYKRSSEEDEYKRSSEEDEYKRSSEDEYKRSSEEDEYKRSSEDDEYKRSSEEDEYKRSSEDDEYKRSSEDDEYKRSSEEDEYKRSSEEDEYKRSSEDDEYKRSSEEDEYKRSSEEDEYKRSSEEDEYKRSSEEDEYKRSSEDDE, from the exons ATGGCTCTCACTAACCTGGAGTCCGGCGTCCGAGGCTCTACACCTCACTCTCCACATGACGACGGCTCTACACCTCACTCTCCACATGACGACGGCTCTACACCTCACTCTCCACATGACGACGGCTCTACACCTCACTCTCCACATGACGACGGCTCTACACCTCACTCTCCACATGACGACGGCTCTACACCTCACCCTCAGCACCTTCAAGTGGTCTGGA ATGACCTACATGCACGCCAGATAGTGCACACGCACTACAGAGGATGCTCATCGACCTTCTCTTATATTCACTATTCTTCATTAAGGCGCTCCGACAACCGCACG GAGGACGCTCTCTCCTCAACAGCTACGGAAGTTGAACCACATAAGTTTGGCATCGAGAGACGTTCACCAGGAGTGTATGTGTGGGTTGAGTCAGATAGTGTTGTGAATCCCTGCAAGGTCGTGGGTTTACGATGGTCCGG TGAATATGAGTACAAGAGGTCTAGCGAAGAAGATGAGTACAAGAGGTCTAGTGAAGATGATGAGTACAAGAGGTCTAGCGAAGAAGATGAGTACAAGAGGTCTAGTGAAGATGAGTACAAGAGGTCTAGTGAAGATGATGAGTACAAGAGGTCTAGCGAAGAAGATGAGTACAAGAGGTCTAGTGAAGAAGATGAGTACAAGAGGTCTAGTGAAGAAGATGAGTACAAGAGGTCTAGCGAAGAAGATGAGTACAAGAGGTCTAGTGAAGAAGATGAGTACAAGAGGTCTAGTGAAGAAGATGAGTACAAGAGGTCTAGTGAAGAAGATGAGTACAAGAGGTCTAGCGAAGAAGATGAGTACAAGAGGTCTAGTGAAGAAGATGAGTACAAGAGGTCTAGTGAAGAAGATGAGTACAAGAGGTCTAGTGAAGATGAGTACAAGAGGTCTAGTGAAGAAGATGAGTACAAGAGGTCTAGTGAAGATGATGAGTACAAGAGGTCTAGTGAAGAAGATGAGTACAAGAGGTCTAGTGAAGATGATGAGTACAAGAGGTCTAGTGAAGATGATGAGTACAAGAGGTCTAGTGAAGAAGATGAGTACAAGAGGTCTAGTGAAGAAGATGAGTACAAGAGGTCTAGTGAAGATGATGAGTACAAGAGGTCTAGTGAAGAAGATGAGTACAAGAGGTCTAGTGAAGAAGATGAGTACAAGAGGTCTAGTGAAGAAGATGAGTACAAGAGGTCTAGTGAAGAAGATGAGTACAAGAGGTCTAGTGAAGATGATGAGTAG